One segment of Pelecanus crispus isolate bPelCri1 chromosome 2, bPelCri1.pri, whole genome shotgun sequence DNA contains the following:
- the CCNE2 gene encoding G1/S-specific cyclin-E2 isoform X2, with translation MSRRSSRLQAKQQQPLSCQEESPQELQAPEHLQTRKRRTAEEIKKREDGKIAKKHQYEIKSCWPPTITGGISPCIIIETPHKESVTTDFSRFKKYRFRNLFINPSPLPELNWGNSKDVWLNILKKENRYAHCKHFTSLHSSLQPHMRSILLDWLLEVCEVYALHRETFYLAQDFFDRFMLTQKNINKSMLQLIGITSLFIASKLEEIYAPKIQEFAYVTDGACSEDDIVRMELIMLKALKWELCPVTIVSWLNLYLQVDALKDVPTVLLPQYSQEKFIQIAQLLDLCILDVNSLDFQYRTLAAAALCHYTSIEVVKKASGLDWDSISECVEWMVPFASVAKKVPVKLKNFKKVAAEDRHNIQTHTNYLDMLEEVNSGVASTAPGQLSPVSTGGIITPPKSTEKK, from the exons ATGTCAAGACGCAG TAGCCGGTTGCaagccaagcagcagcagccgctgtCATGTCAAGAAGAGTCTCCACAAGAACTGCAGGCACCAGAACATCTCCAGACCAGAAAAAGGAGAACAGCAGAG GAGatcaagaaaagagaagatggGAAAATTGCTAAAAAGCATCAATATGAGATTAAG AGTTGTTGGCCGCCCACGATAACAGGAGGCATCTCGCCTTGCATAATTATTGAAACGCCTCACAAAGAATCAGTAACCACTGACTTCTCAAGATTCAAAAAATACAGGTTCAGAAACCTCTTCATAAATCCATCGCCTTTGCCAGAACTCAA CTGGGGAAATTCCAAAGATGTCTGGCTCAACATCCTGAAGAAGGAGAACAGATACGCTCACTGCAAACATTTCACATCACTACATTCTAGTTTGCAACCTCACATGAGATCAATACTCTTAGACTGGCTCTTAGAG GTATGTGAGGTGTATGCACTCCACAGGGAAACCTTCTACCTAGCTCAAGACTTTTTTGATAGATTCATGTTGACACAAAAGAACATTAACAAGAGCATGCTTCAGCTCATAGGAATTACCTCATTATTCATTGCCTCCAAACTTGAG GAAATCTACGCTCCTAAAATACAGGAATTTGCTTACGTCACTGACGGTGCTTGCAGTGAAGATGATATTGTCAGAATGGAACTTATTATGTTAAAG GCTTTAAAATGGGAACTCTGTCCAGTGACGATCGTCTCTTGGCTGAACCTCTATCTTCAAGTGGATGCTCTGAAGGATGTTCCGACAGTGCTGCTACCTCAGTATTCTCAGGAAAAATTCATTCAGATAGCACAG CTCTTAGACCTGTGTATTCTGGATGTGAATTCTTTGGACTTCCAGTACAGAACACTAGCTGCTGCAGCGCTCTGCCACTATACCTCAATTGAAGTAGTTAAGAAAGCTTCAG GCTTAGATTGGGACAGCATTTCAGAGTGTGTAGAATGGATGGTTCCCTTTGCGAGTGTGGCAAAAAAAGTCCCTGTGAAGCTGAAGAACTTTAAGAAGGTTGCAGCAGAAGACCGACACAAcatccaaacacacacaaattattTGGACATGCTG GAAGAAGTTAACAGTGGAGTAGCATCTACTGCCCCAGGTCAGTTATCACCCGTGTCAACAGGAGGAATAATAACCCCTcccaaaagcacagagaagaaatga
- the CCNE2 gene encoding G1/S-specific cyclin-E2 isoform X1: protein MSRRSSRLQAKQQQPLSCQEESPQELQAPEHLQTRKRRTAEQEIKKREDGKIAKKHQYEIKSCWPPTITGGISPCIIIETPHKESVTTDFSRFKKYRFRNLFINPSPLPELNWGNSKDVWLNILKKENRYAHCKHFTSLHSSLQPHMRSILLDWLLEVCEVYALHRETFYLAQDFFDRFMLTQKNINKSMLQLIGITSLFIASKLEEIYAPKIQEFAYVTDGACSEDDIVRMELIMLKALKWELCPVTIVSWLNLYLQVDALKDVPTVLLPQYSQEKFIQIAQLLDLCILDVNSLDFQYRTLAAAALCHYTSIEVVKKASGLDWDSISECVEWMVPFASVAKKVPVKLKNFKKVAAEDRHNIQTHTNYLDMLEEVNSGVASTAPGQLSPVSTGGIITPPKSTEKK from the exons ATGTCAAGACGCAG TAGCCGGTTGCaagccaagcagcagcagccgctgtCATGTCAAGAAGAGTCTCCACAAGAACTGCAGGCACCAGAACATCTCCAGACCAGAAAAAGGAGAACAGCAGAG CAGGAGatcaagaaaagagaagatggGAAAATTGCTAAAAAGCATCAATATGAGATTAAG AGTTGTTGGCCGCCCACGATAACAGGAGGCATCTCGCCTTGCATAATTATTGAAACGCCTCACAAAGAATCAGTAACCACTGACTTCTCAAGATTCAAAAAATACAGGTTCAGAAACCTCTTCATAAATCCATCGCCTTTGCCAGAACTCAA CTGGGGAAATTCCAAAGATGTCTGGCTCAACATCCTGAAGAAGGAGAACAGATACGCTCACTGCAAACATTTCACATCACTACATTCTAGTTTGCAACCTCACATGAGATCAATACTCTTAGACTGGCTCTTAGAG GTATGTGAGGTGTATGCACTCCACAGGGAAACCTTCTACCTAGCTCAAGACTTTTTTGATAGATTCATGTTGACACAAAAGAACATTAACAAGAGCATGCTTCAGCTCATAGGAATTACCTCATTATTCATTGCCTCCAAACTTGAG GAAATCTACGCTCCTAAAATACAGGAATTTGCTTACGTCACTGACGGTGCTTGCAGTGAAGATGATATTGTCAGAATGGAACTTATTATGTTAAAG GCTTTAAAATGGGAACTCTGTCCAGTGACGATCGTCTCTTGGCTGAACCTCTATCTTCAAGTGGATGCTCTGAAGGATGTTCCGACAGTGCTGCTACCTCAGTATTCTCAGGAAAAATTCATTCAGATAGCACAG CTCTTAGACCTGTGTATTCTGGATGTGAATTCTTTGGACTTCCAGTACAGAACACTAGCTGCTGCAGCGCTCTGCCACTATACCTCAATTGAAGTAGTTAAGAAAGCTTCAG GCTTAGATTGGGACAGCATTTCAGAGTGTGTAGAATGGATGGTTCCCTTTGCGAGTGTGGCAAAAAAAGTCCCTGTGAAGCTGAAGAACTTTAAGAAGGTTGCAGCAGAAGACCGACACAAcatccaaacacacacaaattattTGGACATGCTG GAAGAAGTTAACAGTGGAGTAGCATCTACTGCCCCAGGTCAGTTATCACCCGTGTCAACAGGAGGAATAATAACCCCTcccaaaagcacagagaagaaatga